The following proteins are encoded in a genomic region of Serinus canaria isolate serCan28SL12 chromosome 15, serCan2020, whole genome shotgun sequence:
- the TANGO2 gene encoding transport and Golgi organization protein 2 homolog — protein MCILLFKFDPRPVSKNAYRLILAANRDEFYHRPSKSAEFWDSSNEILSGLDMEEGKEGGTWLGISKKGKMAALTNYMQPKIDKNAKGRGALVTNFLTADLDSYSYLKKVSVEGHLYNGFNLLAADLNTTKGDVICYYGNRGEPEPVFLNAGIYGLSNSLLDTPWKKLQYGKQLFTEVVKRSQDLTKEDLVKELLTVMNNQEPQLPDPAIEDQGKDYIRPILDKYAALCVRCPGYGTRTNTVVLIDSEGCVTFTERNMINADVNQWQTSTYEFKLHS, from the exons ATGTGCATCCTTCTATTCAAATTTGACCCACGGCCAGTTTCAAAAAATGCATACAG GCTTATTCTAGCAGCTAATAGGGATGAATTTTACCACAGACCATCCAAATCGGCCGAGTTTTGGGACAGCAGCAATGAGATCCTTAGTG GTCTGGATatggaggagggaaaagaaggagggACATGGCTGGGAATCAGTAAGAAAGGCAAGATGGCAGCCCTGACAAACTATATGCAGCCAAAGAttgataaaaatgcaaaaggaagAG GTGCTCTTGTAACAAACTTCTTGACTGCAGATCTGGACAGCTACTCTTACTTGAAGAAAGTTTCAGTAGAGGGACATCTTTACAATGGATTTAATTTATTAGCAGCTGACTTGAA tacCACCAAAGGAGATGTAATTTGCTACTATGGAAACAGAGGAGAACCAGAACCTGTTTTCTTAAATGCTG gAATATATGGTTTGAGTAATTCTTTGTTGGATACACCATGGAAGAAACTTCAGTATGGgaagcagcttttcacagaagTGGTCAAGAGAAGTCAAGACCTTACCAAAGAAGACTTGGTGAAGGAGCTCCTTACAGTGATGAATAATCAAGAGCC TCAATTACCAGACCCTGCAATTGAAGACCAAGGGAAGGACTACATCCGCCCCATCCTGGACAAGTACGCGGCTTTGTGCGTTCGCTGCCCGGGTTATGGAACAAG GACGAACACGGTGGTGCTCATCGATTCCGAGGGGTGCGTTACTTTCACCGAGCGCAACATGATCAATGCCGATGTCAACCAGTGGCAAACAAGCACCTATGAATTCAAACTGCACAGTTAA